One part of the Lytechinus pictus isolate F3 Inbred chromosome 3, Lp3.0, whole genome shotgun sequence genome encodes these proteins:
- the LOC129255734 gene encoding dachshund homolog 1-like: protein MASGNKFDELRKKFSAEGVGNPGLGLKSPPPPPASKNVNLGHPARGGGVGGGGSGGGGGGMVTRGGGAFGYRGNSSNSTGPKLSSSQSQPTLPSLPSRTQSQSSSSSDISDIPPVTSPIAGYSKKALPARVISQPPSMFRQSEAHIEEDMYTAADDEDADMNGDGVEDELYMVDLDDNDPAVSYPPTFYMCCSLHGEDIESKSAVDINSNQYNIYNV, encoded by the exons ATGGCAAGTGGAAACAAGTTTGATGAACTTAGAAAGAAATTCAGTGCCGAAGGGGTCGGCAATCCTGGATTGGGATTAAAGTCACCGCCTCCTCCTCCCGCCTCGAAAAATGTGAACTTGGGACATCCAGCACGAGGTGGAGGAGTAGGCGGAGGAGgaagtggaggaggaggaggagggatgGTCACTAGAGGAGGAGGAGCCTTTGGTTATAGAGGTAATAGCTCCAATTCAACAGGACCAAAGCTTTCTAGTAGTCAAAGTCAGCCTACTCTGCCATCATTGCCATCGAGGACTCAGTCTCAGAGCTCAAGCTCCTCGGATATATCAGACATTCCTCCAG TGACCTCACCAATAGCTGGTTATTCAAAGAAAG CTCTGCCAGCGAGGGTAATTTCACAACCGCCCTCTATGTTCCGTCAGTCGGAAGCCCACATAGAAGAGGACATGTACACTGCTGCTGACGACGAGGATGCCGACATGAATGGGGATGGGGTAGAGGATGAACTCTACATGGTGGACCTGGATGACAATGATCCTGCCGTTAGTTATCCACCGACGTTCTATATG TGCTGTAGCCTTCATGGAGAAGACATCGAATCAAAGTCAGCAGTTGATATCAACAGCAACCAGTATAATATCTACAATGTTTAA
- the LOC129255735 gene encoding uncharacterized protein LOC129255735: MFEPGFDDNGLDEEEYVAVDEDDCQDIYLVPDTEEEDSLRRPSVTSRSSVWPPVQDHSPVQLPAPDPSPRRPSVPKFGVRSSITNFSLPPIPDSARPSVQEFPCQPFPDHSWPPVPDSARPSVPEFPRPPVPDHSRPPVPDSARPSVQESPRPPFPDHSRPPVPLSSRPPVPDSARPSVPESSRLPVPDHSHPRVPSSSRSPVPDSSRPLVPDFSLSAVSDSTGIRASFSENSSTRPPVPGHESPPSFLQSPSAVSTFLSCNVVSSYINNI, translated from the coding sequence ATGTTTGAGCCTGGCTTTGATGACAATGGGCTTGATGAAGAGGAGTATGTGGCTGTTGATGAAGATGACTGTCAAGATATCTACCTGGTACCCGATACAGAAGAAGAGGATTCTCTGCGTCGCCCGTCTGTGACAAGCCGTTCATCTGTTTGGCCACCGGTCCAAGACCATTCACCTGTGCAGCTGCCTGCTCCAGACCCCTCACCTAGACGGCCATCTGTTCCTAAATTTGGTGTCCGCTCATCCATCACAAACTTTTCCCTCCCTCCTATCCCAGATTCGGCCCGCCCCTCGGTCCAAGAATTTCCCTGTCAGCCTTTCCCGGACCATTCCTGGCCACCTGTCCCAGACTCCGCCCGCCCCTCGGTTCCAGAATTTCCTCGCCCGCCTGTCCCAGACCATTCCCGGCCACCTGTCCCAGACTCCGCCCGCCCCTCGGTCCAAGAATCTCCCCGTCCGCCTTTCCCGGACCATTCTCGCCCACCTGTCCCACTTTCTTCCCGGCCACCTGTCCCAGACTCCGCCCGCCCCTCAGTCCCAGAATCTTCCCGTCTGCCTGTCCCTGACCATTCCCACCCACGCGTCCCATCCTCTTCCCGCTCACCCGTTCCTGACTCTTCCCGCCCACTTGTTCCAGACTTTTCCCTCTCAGCTGTCTCGGATTCTACAGGTATTCGAGCTTCTTTCTCTGAAAATTCATCTACTCGCCCTCCTGTCCCGGGTCATGAGTCACCCCCAAGTTTTCTACAATCCCCATCAGCGGTAAGCACATTTTTATCATGTAATGTTGTTAGTAGTTACATCAATAATATTTAA